One region of Roseimicrobium gellanilyticum genomic DNA includes:
- a CDS encoding LysR family transcriptional regulator: MAAMELRHLRYFQAVAEALNFTKAAAQLRVAQPALSRQVQDLEDEIGVDLLVRSPRGVALTAEGKLFLAEVKDLLTRADEAVEKVRALARGEYGELHVGYAPTPTSEILPRALASFQEAAPRVHVVLHDLAGDEMYAGLREGALHLAITAQSAWDAPITGVAYEELRQYPFCVALAPGHRFAKLKAVSLAEVASEPLVALRKRDYSEYHVILDRIFAPSKLRLRIAAEVDGANTLITGVESGRGVAVVTELFRGITGDRLLYRPITGCPIAQSVGIATAAQGDITPAGEKFREVLRDVAKGLGTASGRKGTASVRGKR; this comes from the coding sequence ATGGCTGCGATGGAACTGCGGCATCTGAGATACTTCCAGGCGGTGGCAGAGGCGCTGAACTTCACGAAGGCGGCGGCGCAACTCCGCGTAGCGCAGCCTGCGCTGAGCCGCCAGGTGCAGGATCTGGAGGATGAAATCGGCGTGGACCTGCTCGTGCGCAGTCCGCGTGGGGTAGCGCTGACGGCCGAGGGAAAGCTCTTCCTGGCCGAAGTGAAAGATCTTCTCACTCGTGCGGACGAAGCCGTGGAAAAGGTGCGTGCGCTCGCCCGTGGCGAGTACGGCGAGCTGCATGTGGGGTATGCGCCCACACCCACGAGTGAAATCCTGCCGCGTGCGCTCGCTTCATTTCAAGAGGCTGCGCCGCGCGTTCATGTGGTGCTTCATGACCTGGCCGGAGATGAAATGTACGCCGGTCTCCGCGAAGGTGCACTGCATCTGGCCATCACCGCACAGTCTGCTTGGGATGCACCCATCACTGGCGTGGCGTATGAAGAGCTGCGGCAGTATCCCTTCTGTGTGGCTCTGGCTCCTGGGCATCGCTTCGCGAAGCTGAAGGCCGTGTCCCTGGCAGAAGTGGCCTCAGAGCCCCTCGTGGCTCTGCGCAAGCGCGACTACTCCGAGTATCATGTGATCCTGGATAGGATATTCGCGCCGTCCAAACTCCGCCTGCGCATTGCCGCGGAGGTCGATGGAGCGAATACCCTCATCACCGGCGTGGAATCGGGCAGGGGAGTGGCGGTGGTCACTGAACTCTTCCGGGGCATCACAGGCGACCGCCTGCTCTATCGTCCCATCACGGGCTGCCCCATCGCGCAGAGCGTGGGAATAGCGACTGCTGCGCAAGGGGACATCACACCTGCGGGTGAGAAGTTTCGCGAAGTGCTGCGGGATGTCGCGAAAGGACTGGGCACCGCGAGTGGCAGGAAGGGAACTGCCTCGGTGAGGGGGAAGAGATAG
- a CDS encoding right-handed parallel beta-helix repeat-containing protein, whose amino-acid sequence MRHFQTCLAAALVTLAYPNITSGQAPLTAPPSAGVLPPKPGAVVVHAAKHATLQEAFDAVPDGGGVVLLPPGNFEITQPLRVKTSETRIVGAGAATCIINKNDKGEPALIIRPANLDTDKKAVLWRVQLADFRIMGQEKSGDGIVAEKVQEIYLEGMSVDHHGGNGLSLLQCFEDARVADCIFTYNKTNGINIFDCHDIVVNANHFEENQDALRCVDSFNLCMNGNNIDDHLRHGVIIENTYGSVVSGNMIEECNGTALILDRDCYGITLSANVIAHHLEGGIDLRDAHGCGVSANTFTIAHKFSVRVSKDSGRNTISANNFCNTYIGGGKDKRPAEGKTPMSIDEGTGVLLEGAEFCSITGNTFSGLSTAAIWSISPCRGLVVSSNVATDCGRKLPKDSKWIALDDAKASVVKDNVME is encoded by the coding sequence ATGCGCCATTTCCAAACCTGCCTCGCTGCCGCACTTGTCACTCTGGCATATCCAAACATCACCTCCGGCCAGGCACCGCTGACTGCACCGCCCTCCGCCGGAGTGCTGCCTCCCAAGCCCGGCGCGGTGGTCGTGCATGCAGCGAAACATGCCACGCTACAGGAGGCATTCGATGCGGTGCCGGACGGAGGTGGCGTGGTGCTGCTACCACCGGGGAACTTTGAGATCACCCAGCCGCTGCGCGTGAAGACCTCGGAGACACGCATCGTGGGCGCAGGCGCAGCGACGTGCATCATCAACAAGAACGACAAGGGTGAACCTGCCCTCATCATCCGGCCGGCAAATCTGGACACGGATAAGAAAGCCGTGCTCTGGCGCGTGCAACTCGCCGACTTCCGCATCATGGGCCAGGAGAAGAGCGGCGACGGGATCGTGGCGGAAAAGGTCCAGGAGATCTACCTGGAAGGCATGTCCGTGGACCACCACGGTGGTAATGGATTGAGCCTGCTGCAATGCTTCGAGGATGCACGTGTGGCGGACTGCATCTTCACGTACAACAAGACCAACGGCATCAATATCTTTGACTGCCATGACATCGTCGTGAACGCGAATCACTTCGAGGAGAATCAAGACGCCCTGCGCTGTGTGGATTCCTTCAACCTGTGCATGAATGGCAACAACATTGATGACCACCTGCGTCATGGCGTGATCATTGAGAACACCTACGGCTCCGTGGTGAGTGGGAACATGATTGAGGAATGCAATGGCACCGCGCTCATTCTTGACCGCGACTGCTACGGCATCACGCTGAGTGCAAATGTCATCGCCCACCATCTGGAGGGGGGCATTGACCTGCGCGACGCACACGGCTGCGGGGTAAGCGCCAACACCTTCACCATTGCCCACAAGTTCTCCGTGCGAGTGAGCAAGGATTCCGGCCGCAACACGATCTCTGCGAACAATTTCTGCAACACCTACATCGGTGGTGGCAAGGACAAGCGTCCCGCAGAAGGCAAGACACCCATGAGCATTGATGAGGGCACCGGCGTTTTGCTGGAAGGCGCGGAGTTTTGCAGCATCACGGGAAACACCTTCTCAGGACTCTCCACCGCCGCCATATGGAGCATCTCGCCATGCCGGGGCCTGGTCGTGAGCAGCAACGTGGCGACGGATTGCGGCAGGAAATTGCCAAAGGACAGCAAGTGGATTGCGCTCGACGATGCCAAGGCGAGCGTGGTGAAGGACAATGTGATGGAGTAG